Proteins found in one Aspergillus puulaauensis MK2 DNA, chromosome 8, nearly complete sequence genomic segment:
- a CDS encoding fungal specific transcription factor domain-containing protein (COG:S;~EggNog:ENOG410PFE4;~InterPro:IPR007219;~PFAM:PF04082;~go_function: GO:0003677 - DNA binding [Evidence IEA];~go_function: GO:0008270 - zinc ion binding [Evidence IEA];~go_process: GO:0006351 - transcription, DNA-templated [Evidence IEA]): MALLKNWDLHNDDDAGTDIGAAPDMAQNIRYDIERMPRRAILDFLIQYFVSELNWMKQLIHAPSFLIYYQQWWANRNLAVRNAEFAVLILRICSYATQFLPSPTYPDDNISELPLGQIRNTCVELGNSLSETCLTLNWKGGLVRVQHNLFAALNSSCEGRTDMFWEGIASASRAAQKAGVHTAAAELGSGHEFDKEMQRRTFCNIYLLDSHLSRQLDRVPFLPDNLVAEMLPRLRLVPETGMSDMDSDATAPELFTERLMQVQLGRFWRKHPKKQTIPYDPTQAEQRYEQFCTEYLPTLHPALALIPDERWDTQLPKLPMQRQLLHITLFDSIAWNFRSLLLLNESHVTQLPPYKQVLLQSQKQKLAQAAIEELTAVSNLHSMFGGGHTRFAAIIFNSFEASVLLLTLLSQPDFPFDQTGENHDILGRQVTRLTRNKAMQAVEKALNRLQMLSGVSDMAAAGARVVSQLFARANRFSESAPPAIMPGLSKTSELFPGSFSDLLGFGAVVGHDGDWGTEGSLDPDFVTGLFSAGVPEDK; this comes from the exons ATGGCACTGCTTAAGAAT TGGGATTTGcataatgatgatgatgcggGTACTGATATCGGTGCGGCCCCGGACATGGCCCAAAATATTAGGTATGATATTGAGCGCATGCCACGTCGTGCTATACTTGACTTTCTCATTCAATATTTTGTCTCTGAATTAAATTG GATGAAGCAACTTATCCATGCACCCAGCTTCTTGATATACTATCAGCAATGGTGGGCCAATAGAAACTTGGCAGTGCGCAACGCCGAGTTTGCTGTTCTCATTCTTCGGATATGTTCATACGCAACGCAATTTCTTCCATCGCCAACTTACCCCGATGATAATATCAGCGAGCTACCACTCGGTCAAATTCGCAACACGTGCGTTGAGCTTGGGAATAGTCTCAGTGAAACATGTCTCACTCTTAACTGGAAGGGTGGCCTGGTCCGTGTTCAGCACAACTTATTCGCTGCGCTAAACTCCTCCTGCGAAGGACGGACAGATATGTTCTGGGAGGGTattgcctctgcctctcgcGCGGCTCAGAAGGCTGGCGTACATACTGCAGCCGCTGAACTCGGAAGTGGGCACGAGTTCGACAAGGAAATGCAACGAAGAACATTCTGCAACATTTATCTTCTAGATAG TCACTTGTCGAGGCAACTTGACAGAGTCCCTTTCTTACCCGACAATCTTGTCGCAGAGATGCTGCCCCGATTACGCCTTGTCCCCGAAACAGGCATGTCCGATATGGACAGCGACGCCACGGCACCAGAGCTATTCACTGAACGTTTAATGCAAGTACAACTAGGCAGATTCTGGCGAAAGCACCCCAAAAAGCAAACTATCCCCTACGACCCAACCCAAGCCGAACAACGATACGAGCAATTCTGCACCGAATACCTGCCCACACTCCATCCAGCCCTGGCCTTAATCCCGGATGAAAGATGGGACACCCAGCTCCCTAAACTTCCTATGCAGcgccaactcctccataTCACCTTATTCGATTCCATAGCCTGGAACTTCCGCTCTCTCCTTTTGCTCAATGAAAGCCACGTCACCCAGCTGCCACCTTACAAACAAGTCCTgctccagtcccagaagcAAAAGCTCGCACAAGCTGCCATCGAAGAACTAACCGCCGTCTCAAATCTCCATTCCATGTTCGGCGGCGGTCATACCCGCTTCGCTGCTATCATATTCAACTCCTTCGAAGCCTCTGTGTTGCTATTGACTCTGCTTTCACAGCCGGATTTCCCATTTGACCAGACTGGAGAAAACCATGATATTCTCGGCCGACAAGTTACCAGACTAACTCGCAACAAAGCAATGCAAGCGGTAGAGAAAGCCTTAAACCGCCTGCAGATGCTCTCTGGAGTAAGCGATATGGCAGCTGCTGGCGCGCGCGTAGTGTCCCAGCTTTTCGCCAGAGCAAATAGATTCTCTGAGTCTGCGCCACCTGCAATAATGCCCGGCTTATCGAAGACGAGCGAGTTATTTCCGGGTTCGTTTTCGGACTTGCTAGGGTTTGGCGCTGTGgtcggccatgatggggATTGGGGGACTGAAGGAAGTTTGGATCCGGATTTTGTGACTGGGTTGTTTTCAGCTGGCGTCCCCGAAGACAAGTAA